A region of Saprospiraceae bacterium DNA encodes the following proteins:
- a CDS encoding carboxypeptidase regulatory-like domain-containing protein gives FALTGQSLYRVSGQISGSDGGPLSYASIILLKSLDSSFVKGAVSEDSGKFIFSDIPHGTYRVLTSMVGFASSYSEPLLLTKDVELEPIKCQNRKRLQK, from the coding sequence TTTGCATTGACAGGGCAATCCCTGTATCGTGTCAGCGGTCAAATAAGCGGCTCTGATGGTGGGCCTCTCAGCTATGCCAGTATCATTTTACTCAAAAGTCTTGATTCAAGTTTTGTCAAAGGTGCTGTATCAGAAGATTCCGGAAAATTTATTTTTTCTGATATTCCTCATGGCACTTATAGAGTGTTGACCAGCATGGTAGGTTTTGCTTCAAGTTACAGTGAACCCCTGCTATTGACCAAAGATGTCGAACTAGAACCAATAA